The following proteins are encoded in a genomic region of Candidatus Leptovillus gracilis:
- the pstC gene encoding phosphate ABC transporter permease subunit PstC — MSTLEEVTPTWEKSPFDDAPTARRNWREMIIEALIRLSGISAVVIITLIFLFLLKEGAPAFLQVPLSELLSTRWYPIEGMYGLVPLIVGSLLVTVGAVVIAVPLGLTTAVYLGEFAPLWQRELLKPIIEVLAGIPSIVLGFLGWVALAPLIQRAGAATGLTAFTGAIILAYMSLPTIISITEDALYAVPKEYRDGALALGATQWQTIWRVVLPAARSGIVIAVMLGIGRAIGETMAVMLVTGNAANIPAFGLGAFFQPVRTMTATIAAEMGEVAQGSLHYSVLFAIGIVLFVITFLVNSLATRFIGGGARRRGGQI, encoded by the coding sequence ATGTCTACGCTTGAAGAGGTGACGCCCACTTGGGAAAAGTCGCCATTCGACGACGCGCCCACTGCGCGGCGCAACTGGCGCGAAATGATCATCGAGGCCCTGATTCGCCTGTCGGGCATTTCGGCCGTGGTGATCATTACCCTGATTTTCCTGTTTTTGCTGAAGGAAGGCGCACCCGCCTTCCTCCAGGTTCCGCTGTCTGAGTTGCTAAGTACGCGCTGGTATCCTATCGAGGGCATGTATGGCCTGGTCCCGCTGATCGTCGGTTCGCTGCTGGTGACGGTGGGCGCGGTGGTGATTGCCGTGCCGTTGGGATTAACAACGGCCGTTTACCTGGGCGAATTTGCTCCACTCTGGCAGCGCGAACTGCTGAAACCGATCATCGAAGTGCTGGCCGGCATCCCTTCCATCGTCCTCGGTTTTCTGGGGTGGGTGGCCCTGGCCCCCCTCATCCAACGCGCCGGGGCGGCCACCGGCCTGACAGCCTTCACCGGAGCCATCATCCTGGCCTACATGTCCCTGCCCACCATCATCAGCATCACCGAAGACGCGCTGTACGCTGTGCCTAAAGAGTACCGCGACGGCGCACTGGCCCTGGGTGCAACGCAGTGGCAGACCATCTGGCGCGTCGTTCTACCGGCCGCGCGGTCTGGCATTGTCATTGCCGTTATGTTGGGCATCGGCCGGGCCATCGGCGAGACCATGGCAGTAATGTTAGTGACAGGCAACGCGGCCAACATCCCGGCGTTTGGCCTGGGCGCTTTTTTCCAACCGGTGCGCACCATGACAGCCACCATCGCCGCCGAAATGGGCGAAGTGGCCCAAGGTAGTTTGCATTACTCGGTATTGTTTGCCATTGGTATCGTGTTGTTTGTCATCACTTTCCTGGTGAATTCACTGGCGACGCGCTTCATCGGCGGTGGGGCGCGACGGCGGGGAGGACAAATATGA
- the pstB gene encoding phosphate ABC transporter ATP-binding protein codes for MENKIEVRNFNFYYGSFQALIDLNLPIRANQITALIGPSGCGKSTFLRALNRMNDTISVARAEGEVLMDGKNIYDADVDVADLRHRVGMVFQRPNPFPQSIFNNVAFGPRVLGLTKSNDLEQIVTESLQSAALWDEVKDKLDKPAMELNPGQQQRMCIARTIAVRPEVILMDEPCSALDPVATLHIEDLMRRLSQDYTIIIVTHNMQQAARASDWTGFFWLGRLVEFNETTELFTHPRQELTESYITGRQG; via the coding sequence ATGGAAAACAAAATCGAGGTCCGCAATTTTAATTTCTACTACGGTTCATTTCAAGCGTTAATTGATCTGAACCTGCCCATTCGCGCCAATCAGATCACAGCGCTCATCGGGCCTTCGGGCTGCGGCAAGTCTACTTTTTTGCGGGCGCTAAACCGCATGAACGATACCATCAGTGTTGCCCGCGCCGAAGGCGAGGTGCTGATGGACGGCAAAAACATCTACGACGCCGACGTGGATGTGGCCGATTTGCGGCATCGGGTAGGCATGGTGTTCCAACGGCCGAATCCGTTCCCCCAGAGCATCTTCAACAATGTCGCATTTGGCCCGCGCGTGCTGGGCCTGACCAAAAGCAACGACCTGGAACAGATCGTGACCGAAAGTTTGCAAAGCGCGGCGCTGTGGGACGAGGTGAAAGACAAGTTAGACAAACCGGCGATGGAACTGAACCCAGGGCAGCAGCAGCGTATGTGCATCGCCCGTACCATTGCCGTGCGCCCAGAGGTTATTCTGATGGACGAGCCGTGTTCAGCGCTAGACCCGGTGGCGACGCTGCACATCGAAGATCTGATGCGCCGGTTATCGCAGGATTACACCATCATCATTGTGACGCACAACATGCAGCAGGCGGCGCGGGCTTCGGATTGGACCGGCTTTTTCTGGTTGGGGCGGTTGGTGGAGTTTAACGAGACGACGGAGCTGTTTACCCATCCGCGCCAGGAGCTAACGGAATCTTACATCACGGGGCGGCAGGGGTAG
- a CDS encoding DUF2723 domain-containing protein yields MWSNRQQLITRYTPGLVAGLFVGRLLSEGTAVYWRLSGAVGWACMVTAVTMLFFTWWLRRYPFAQTWPLLLLSGYLVYPFPSLAAAITAITAVALVWLWARPLAIPFLSTGRGQTAVLLTVGLGFLLLYSRTLSPDLLPADNGEFQLTAATLGVAHPPGFPLYTLLAHLMTRLPWGATPAYRVNLLSVFTSTAALLLVWTAVHHLTRSKWAALTAVLALGTATTFWAQATTANIRSLTALFAVLAFYALLRWQTAVKTQPNPTADRWLILFALALGFGLTHHLSLAFISLICLTFIPIVDPGLLRTPRRWLRPVLAGLLGLLPLLYFPLRANSGAPGAAPNLATLPGLAAHALGLGFSGDFFAYIAPGILWERLRVMGNVLTFQMSPWLLAGAGLGLTLLIWRNRPLAWLLGGSFAFHLFITATYRAPQTVEYMLPAYVPLALCLGLAVGWLVDPQISQIEKSVKSVHNILAILAVGVLLTAVWQTIRHYPSYQILHHTTYVRDAMEPLLQNAPPGSIILADWHWATPLWYLQAVEGQRPDVTVEFVYPRTADYGADWAGRIAAEWGSGRAVIATHYDEIAYANLPTPEPSGNAFLFRHEARLELPPEFMPLDLALGDAVQIAGYVINHTAVTVGQEAILTLAWQATANFQPPISLFAHLVGSDGRLYAQQDVTVTPQPIGLSLTQFRLTPRPGAQPGDYALLIGAYGAEPLLTAVGDARTPIATLPVTAVPRPPFSQNPVRHPLANGSRVLVGYDWDNTLPGQPRLYLHWQTEVGFVSETAVSGDSLPDLYGAWGILRRGWLPPANAAQHYVPLGQGIVWTGGLLPAGPFAAGAPLTLRQAFAASTPVTADLVASVRLIGYEADGFYWAWWDLSDGVPALGAIPTLKWIAGSQVNDPHFVRVDLAAGDGQTIGATVRLYDAFTGRPVPILDERITGELQLPWIPLGQTRVPPD; encoded by the coding sequence ATGTGGTCTAACCGCCAACAACTGATTACCCGCTATACCCCTGGCCTGGTGGCCGGGCTTTTTGTCGGCCGTCTGCTGAGTGAAGGAACGGCCGTTTACTGGCGTTTGTCAGGCGCTGTCGGTTGGGCCTGCATGGTGACGGCCGTCACCATGCTTTTCTTCACCTGGTGGCTGCGCCGTTACCCGTTTGCCCAAACCTGGCCCTTGCTTCTGCTGTCTGGCTACCTGGTTTACCCCTTTCCTTCATTGGCGGCGGCCATTACCGCGATTACGGCCGTCGCCCTGGTCTGGCTGTGGGCACGGCCGTTAGCCATTCCTTTTCTGTCCACCGGGCGCGGGCAAACGGCCGTGCTGCTCACTGTCGGCCTCGGCTTTTTGCTGCTGTACAGCCGCACTCTGTCGCCCGACCTGCTGCCGGCCGACAACGGCGAATTTCAGCTAACCGCCGCCACGTTGGGCGTGGCCCATCCGCCTGGCTTCCCCCTGTACACCCTGCTGGCCCACCTGATGACCCGTCTGCCCTGGGGGGCCACGCCCGCTTACCGGGTGAATTTGCTTTCGGTTTTCACCAGTACGGCGGCGCTGCTGCTGGTGTGGACGGCCGTTCACCACCTGACGCGCAGCAAATGGGCGGCGCTGACGGCCGTACTTGCTCTGGGCACAGCCACCACGTTTTGGGCGCAGGCCACCACCGCCAACATCCGCAGCCTGACAGCCCTGTTTGCCGTCCTGGCCTTTTATGCGCTGCTGCGCTGGCAAACGGCCGTTAAAACCCAACCCAATCCCACAGCCGACCGTTGGCTGATTCTCTTTGCCCTGGCCCTGGGCTTTGGCCTGACCCATCACCTCTCCCTGGCCTTCATCAGCCTGATTTGCCTCACCTTCATCCCCATCGTGGACCCCGGTCTGCTGCGGACGCCGCGCCGCTGGCTGCGCCCCGTCCTGGCCGGGTTGTTGGGGCTGCTGCCGCTGCTCTACTTCCCGCTGCGCGCCAACTCCGGCGCGCCCGGCGCTGCGCCCAATCTGGCGACGCTGCCCGGCCTGGCTGCCCACGCGCTGGGGCTGGGCTTCAGCGGTGACTTTTTTGCCTACATCGCGCCGGGCATTTTGTGGGAGCGGCTGCGGGTGATGGGCAACGTGCTGACGTTTCAAATGTCGCCCTGGCTGCTGGCGGGCGCAGGGCTGGGGCTGACTCTGCTAATCTGGCGCAATCGGCCGTTGGCCTGGCTGCTGGGCGGTTCATTCGCCTTCCATCTGTTCATCACCGCCACTTACCGCGCCCCACAGACGGTCGAATACATGCTGCCCGCCTACGTGCCGCTGGCCCTTTGCCTGGGGCTTGCTGTCGGGTGGTTGGTTGATCCACAGATTTCCCAGATAGAAAAATCTGTGAAATCTGTGCACAACATCCTCGCCATTCTCGCGGTGGGGGTGTTGTTGACGGCCGTCTGGCAAACCATCCGCCATTACCCCAGCTACCAGATACTCCACCACACCACCTACGTCCGCGACGCGATGGAGCCGCTGCTGCAAAACGCGCCACCGGGCAGCATCATCCTGGCCGACTGGCACTGGGCGACGCCGCTGTGGTATTTGCAGGCGGTGGAAGGCCAGCGCCCGGACGTCACCGTAGAATTTGTCTATCCACGCACGGCCGATTATGGAGCCGATTGGGCCGGGCGGATTGCCGCCGAATGGGGCAGCGGCCGGGCGGTCATCGCCACCCATTACGACGAGATCGCTTATGCCAATCTGCCCACGCCGGAACCCAGCGGCAACGCCTTTTTGTTCCGCCACGAAGCCCGGCTGGAGCTGCCGCCAGAGTTCATGCCCCTGGACCTGGCTTTGGGTGACGCTGTTCAGATTGCCGGTTACGTCATCAACCACACGGCCGTCACCGTTGGGCAAGAGGCCATTCTCACCCTGGCCTGGCAGGCCACCGCCAACTTCCAACCACCTATTTCCCTGTTTGCCCACCTGGTAGGGTCAGACGGCCGTCTGTATGCCCAACAGGACGTAACGGTCACGCCGCAGCCAATCGGCCTCAGCCTGACCCAATTTCGCCTGACGCCGCGCCCCGGCGCGCAGCCGGGCGATTACGCCCTGTTGATTGGCGCCTATGGCGCGGAACCGTTGTTGACGGCCGTTGGCGACGCCCGCACGCCCATCGCTACGCTGCCGGTAACGGCCGTGCCGCGCCCACCCTTCAGCCAAAATCCAGTTCGCCACCCTCTGGCGAACGGGTCGCGCGTGTTGGTTGGCTACGATTGGGACAATACGCTGCCCGGCCAACCGCGCCTCTACCTGCATTGGCAGACAGAGGTGGGTTTTGTCAGCGAAACGGCCGTGTCCGGCGACAGCCTGCCCGATTTGTATGGCGCGTGGGGAATTTTGCGGCGCGGTTGGCTGCCTCCCGCCAATGCCGCGCAGCATTACGTGCCGTTGGGCCAGGGCATTGTCTGGACGGGAGGGCTGCTGCCGGCCGGTCCCTTTGCCGCCGGCGCGCCGCTGACGCTGCGGCAGGCGTTTGCCGCCAGCACGCCGGTCACCGCCGATTTGGTGGCGTCGGTGCGGTTGATTGGTTATGAGGCGGATGGCTTCTATTGGGCCTGGTGGGACCTGAGTGATGGCGTTCCGGCGCTGGGAGCCATCCCAACGTTGAAGTGGATTGCCGGTTCGCAGGTGAACGACCCGCACTTTGTCAGGGTAGACCTGGCGGCCGGCGACGGCCAGACCATCGGCGCGACAGTGCGCTTGTATGACGCCTTTACCGGCCGTCCTGTGCCCATTTTAGATGAGCGCATTACCGGCGAATTGCAGCTTCCCTGGATTCCGCTGGGGCAGACCCGCGTGCCGCCAGATTGA
- a CDS encoding phosphate ABC transporter ATP-binding protein: MKSKLSIRDLSFTYADGTEALRDVQLDIMPNELFVLFGPSRAGKTTLLRLLNRLADLLDNTQRTGEILFNGRDIFAPALDVISLRRRIGMVFAVPTPLPGSIYDNLAYGLLMAGMRDRRAINERVERSLRQAALWDEVKDRLQDSAFALSGGQKQRMCLARSLVLEPEVILLDNPTSGLDPISTAMVEKSLFELKEQYTIIMVPHSVQQASRVADRAAFLLDGNVVEIGSQQQIFIHPQDRRTEDYVTGRFG; the protein is encoded by the coding sequence ATGAAGAGTAAACTGTCTATTCGCGACCTCTCGTTTACCTATGCCGATGGGACGGAAGCGCTGCGCGATGTTCAATTGGATATTATGCCCAACGAGTTGTTCGTTCTGTTCGGACCATCGCGGGCCGGCAAGACCACCCTGCTGCGCTTGCTGAACCGGCTGGCCGACTTGCTGGATAATACACAGCGAACGGGAGAAATTTTGTTTAACGGCCGTGACATCTTCGCCCCTGCCCTAGACGTAATCAGCCTACGTCGGCGCATTGGCATGGTCTTTGCCGTACCCACCCCCCTGCCCGGTTCCATCTACGACAACCTGGCCTACGGCCTGCTCATGGCCGGAATGCGCGACAGGCGCGCCATTAACGAGCGCGTGGAACGTTCCCTGCGCCAGGCCGCCCTCTGGGACGAGGTAAAAGACCGGCTGCAAGATTCCGCCTTTGCCCTGTCTGGCGGCCAAAAACAGCGCATGTGCCTGGCGCGCAGCCTGGTGCTGGAACCAGAAGTCATCTTGCTAGACAACCCAACATCGGGCCTGGACCCCATCTCCACGGCAATGGTCGAAAAATCATTGTTCGAGTTGAAGGAGCAGTACACCATCATCATGGTGCCGCACAGCGTGCAGCAAGCCTCGCGGGTGGCCGACAGAGCCGCCTTTTTGTTGGATGGCAATGTGGTGGAGATTGGCTCGCAGCAGCAGATTTTTATCCACCCGCAAGACAGGCGAACGGAAGATTACGTCACCGGCCGATTCGGCTAA
- a CDS encoding PAS domain S-box protein — protein sequence MFSQLRWRLAIPYAILVLLVSLGMAFFASRPACSDDLACPYRILWLGAAVMLITAVSLSILLAARITRPIKDLTVTTQRILAGDRRARIMHYGRGETDDFIHLYNQLIDAGSQLINELTEERDQLASVLAYMADGVIIADTYGYVRQVNPAAMRLLSTTEKKALGRPIAETLRHHQLIGLWQQCQKENQEQIAAVEVGRDLFLQAVVTPIMRRGSLVYLVILQDLTTIRRLETIRRDFISNLSHELRTPLASLRAVVETLQDGALDDPPAATRFLGRAEHEVETLTQMVEELLELSRIESGRVPLRLAPTAVSDLIQRPLERFRQRAEREHIALVVNVPDDLPYVLADADRVQQVVNNLVHNALKFTPRGQITVAAFVDKDAPRSIGSMLANLPPSVVIAVSDTGAGIAAEDLPRIFERFYKSDRARTRGQGGTGLGLAIARHIVQAHNGRIWAESKEGKGSTFYFTLRSS from the coding sequence ATGTTTTCACAACTGCGCTGGCGGCTTGCCATTCCCTATGCCATTCTGGTCTTGTTGGTGTCATTGGGGATGGCTTTTTTTGCCAGCCGGCCGGCGTGCAGCGATGATCTGGCCTGCCCATACAGGATATTGTGGCTGGGGGCGGCGGTGATGCTGATAACGGCCGTTTCCCTCTCCATCCTGCTGGCAGCGCGTATCACCCGCCCCATCAAGGACCTTACTGTTACCACGCAGCGCATCCTGGCCGGCGACCGACGCGCGCGCATTATGCACTACGGCCGTGGCGAAACCGACGACTTTATCCACCTCTATAATCAGCTCATAGACGCTGGCAGCCAGCTCATCAATGAACTAACCGAAGAGCGCGACCAGTTGGCCTCGGTGTTGGCCTACATGGCCGATGGCGTGATCATTGCCGATACCTACGGCTACGTGCGCCAGGTAAACCCGGCGGCCATGCGCCTGCTGAGTACCACCGAAAAAAAGGCGCTGGGCCGCCCCATCGCCGAGACCCTGCGCCACCATCAACTCATTGGCTTGTGGCAGCAGTGCCAGAAAGAAAACCAGGAGCAAATCGCCGCCGTAGAAGTGGGGCGCGATCTGTTCTTGCAGGCTGTGGTGACGCCCATCATGCGCCGGGGGTCGTTGGTGTATCTGGTGATTTTGCAGGACCTCACCACTATCCGGCGGCTGGAAACGATCCGGCGTGATTTTATCAGCAACCTGTCGCATGAACTGCGCACGCCGCTGGCCTCTTTACGGGCGGTGGTGGAAACATTGCAAGACGGCGCGCTGGACGATCCCCCGGCGGCCACGCGCTTTTTAGGCCGGGCCGAGCACGAGGTGGAAACGCTGACGCAGATGGTCGAAGAGCTGCTGGAGTTGTCGCGCATTGAGTCGGGCCGTGTGCCGCTGCGGTTAGCGCCAACGGCCGTTTCCGACCTGATCCAACGCCCCCTGGAACGGTTCCGCCAGCGCGCGGAACGCGAGCATATTGCCCTGGTTGTCAATGTGCCCGATGATTTGCCCTACGTTTTGGCCGACGCCGACCGGGTGCAGCAGGTGGTTAATAACCTGGTCCATAATGCCCTGAAATTTACGCCGCGTGGTCAGATAACCGTTGCCGCGTTTGTAGACAAAGATGCGCCCAGAAGCATTGGTTCGATGCTCGCCAACCTGCCGCCGTCGGTGGTGATTGCCGTGTCGGATACCGGTGCGGGTATTGCGGCCGAAGATCTGCCGCGAATTTTTGAGCGGTTTTACAAATCGGACCGGGCGCGGACGCGCGGGCAGGGTGGCACAGGGTTAGGGTTAGCCATTGCCCGGCATATTGTTCAGGCGCACAACGGCCGTATCTGGGCCGAAAGCAAAGAAGGCAAAGGCAGCACGTTTTATTTCACCCTACGCTCCAGTTAA
- the pstA gene encoding phosphate ABC transporter permease PstA — MTRQQTQKLAARLITAVAVIVILPIILVVVYVVAKGIGTVNWEFLSQPPRNGMTEGGIFPALLGTIILTFGTAIAAIPLAIGAAIYLAEYAGDNRATRAIRLAIVNLAGIPSIVYGLFGLGMFVLFLNFGTSILAGALTLGLMTLPVVISTAEEAILAVPQEFRVVSLSLGASRWQTIRHQVLPHALPGIITGVILGLGRAAGETAPILFTVAAFYLPELPKSVFSQTMALPYHLYVISTQVPGMPLEIQYGTALVLLFIVLSFTMVATIIRTVMRRRREW; from the coding sequence ATGACCCGGCAGCAAACACAGAAATTGGCGGCAAGATTGATTACGGCCGTTGCCGTTATCGTCATCCTGCCCATCATCCTGGTGGTCGTCTACGTCGTCGCCAAAGGGATTGGCACGGTCAATTGGGAATTTCTCTCGCAGCCGCCGCGCAATGGCATGACCGAAGGCGGCATCTTCCCCGCCCTATTGGGGACCATCATCCTCACCTTTGGCACAGCAATCGCCGCCATCCCCCTGGCTATTGGCGCCGCCATCTACCTGGCCGAATACGCTGGCGACAATCGCGCCACCCGCGCCATCCGCCTGGCCATCGTCAACCTGGCCGGTATCCCCTCCATCGTTTACGGCTTGTTTGGCCTGGGCATGTTTGTCCTCTTTCTCAATTTTGGCACATCCATCCTGGCCGGGGCGCTGACCCTGGGGCTGATGACTCTGCCGGTGGTCATCAGCACGGCCGAAGAAGCGATTCTGGCCGTGCCGCAAGAGTTTCGCGTCGTCAGCCTCAGCCTGGGCGCGTCGCGTTGGCAAACCATCCGGCATCAGGTATTACCCCACGCCCTGCCGGGCATCATCACCGGCGTTATTCTAGGATTGGGCCGCGCCGCCGGTGAAACCGCCCCCATCCTCTTCACTGTGGCCGCTTTTTACCTGCCAGAACTGCCCAAATCTGTCTTTAGCCAGACCATGGCCCTGCCATATCACCTGTATGTTATCTCCACGCAGGTTCCTGGTATGCCCCTGGAAATTCAATACGGCACGGCCCTGGTTCTGTTGTTTATTGTGCTGTCGTTCACAATGGTAGCGACGATCATTCGCACAGTGATGCGCCGTCGGCGGGAATGGTGA
- the phoU gene encoding phosphate signaling complex protein PhoU has translation MLRAVFEHQLEQLQEQLLIMSSQVEDNLVTSTSALQQCDHAFSEALIAADAQINAAYIHIEEVCLALIATQQPRARDLRFITAVMAIAGELERINDYAKGVAKINLQLGHQPRPTAVSDLCVMAEKARHMLTQSMNAFLARDASLAYVIYAADAEIDALYSQIQQDLLAVMLSDFHQTPQANKLMWAAHNLERAGDRVGNICERVIYLVTGELVELPTAVINLSTPAAP, from the coding sequence ATGCTGCGCGCTGTTTTTGAGCATCAACTGGAGCAATTACAGGAACAATTGCTCATCATGAGCAGCCAGGTGGAGGACAACCTGGTGACTTCTACGTCTGCCTTGCAGCAGTGTGATCATGCCTTCTCTGAAGCGTTGATCGCCGCCGACGCGCAGATAAATGCCGCCTACATTCACATTGAGGAAGTCTGTCTGGCGCTTATTGCCACGCAGCAGCCCAGAGCGCGCGATTTGCGGTTTATTACGGCCGTCATGGCCATCGCCGGCGAACTGGAACGCATCAACGACTACGCCAAAGGGGTGGCCAAGATTAACTTGCAGTTAGGCCACCAGCCGCGACCAACGGCCGTGTCTGACCTCTGCGTCATGGCTGAAAAGGCCCGCCACATGCTTACCCAAAGTATGAACGCATTTCTGGCGCGAGACGCCAGCCTGGCTTACGTCATCTACGCCGCCGACGCCGAGATTGACGCCCTCTACAGCCAGATTCAGCAGGACCTGCTGGCGGTGATGCTGTCCGACTTCCACCAGACACCCCAGGCCAACAAGCTGATGTGGGCCGCCCACAACCTGGAACGCGCCGGCGACCGCGTTGGCAACATTTGCGAACGCGTGATTTATCTGGTTACGGGAGAGCTGGTTGAACTGCCAACGGCCGTTATCAACCTGTCTACCCCTGCCGCCCCGTGA
- a CDS encoding response regulator transcription factor: MDYTVLVVEDDTTLLETLEYNLIHQGYGVLTAENGRDALALARANQPDLIILDVMLPGIDGFEVCRILRKELSIPVIMLTARSEEVDKIVGLEMGADDYLTKPFSMRELLARVKALLRRVKLIREEMAAEQEAVEEQAAPPGIATLTYGNLAIDQNRREVRLDEKAIRLKPKEFDLLLFLARHQGMALSRDLLLERVWGWSYDGNSRTVDVHVRWLREKIEPDPANASRIVTVRGIGYRFDG; the protein is encoded by the coding sequence ATGGACTACACTGTTTTGGTTGTTGAAGACGATACAACGCTCCTGGAAACGTTGGAATATAATCTTATCCACCAGGGCTATGGGGTGTTGACGGCCGAAAACGGCCGTGACGCCCTGGCCCTTGCCCGCGCTAACCAACCCGACCTTATCATTCTGGATGTGATGCTGCCTGGTATTGACGGCTTTGAAGTATGCCGCATCTTACGCAAAGAACTCAGTATACCCGTTATTATGTTAACCGCTCGCAGCGAAGAAGTGGATAAAATCGTTGGTTTAGAAATGGGGGCCGACGACTACCTGACCAAACCCTTCAGTATGCGGGAATTGTTAGCACGGGTGAAGGCGCTGCTGCGGCGGGTAAAGCTGATCCGTGAAGAGATGGCCGCCGAGCAGGAAGCGGTAGAAGAACAAGCAGCGCCCCCTGGTATTGCCACGCTGACTTATGGCAACCTGGCGATTGACCAAAACCGGCGCGAAGTACGTCTGGACGAAAAGGCCATTCGTCTGAAGCCCAAAGAATTCGATCTGCTGCTCTTTCTGGCGCGTCATCAGGGCATGGCGCTGTCGCGGGATTTGCTTTTGGAGCGGGTTTGGGGCTGGTCTTATGACGGCAACAGCCGCACGGTGGATGTACACGTGCGTTGGCTGCGCGAGAAAATTGAGCCAGACCCGGCCAATGCCAGCCGCATTGTGACAGTGCGCGGCATTGGCTATCGCTTCGACGGCTGA